One window of the Trifolium pratense cultivar HEN17-A07 linkage group LG2, ARS_RC_1.1, whole genome shotgun sequence genome contains the following:
- the LOC123909551 gene encoding serine/threonine-protein kinase dst2 isoform X2, translating to MDRSSFSPRNRNTRPKSDIYSTFVIHDDDDAETNRRRRAGSAEVQEDPYATMVFKDNGNDDDDEDSFLPPLLKRLPKDFGGGASMDYDDDDDDESGDFGTMIVKSDRNRQRDRSSSGLTSPVGSTWKTGSSYKANPLNGEDDDEDDDGGGFSTFVMRSTVKAGERESVSGTMVRRTGGNDGGSTMERAIASMQGVGEFGLGKHRKGSGSSQNDEGKHHSVTKVSTSSIPDSVIREDPTIKYELLNELGKGSYGAVYKARDYKTSEMVAIKVISLSEGEEGYEEIRGEIEMLQQCNHPNVVRYLGSYQGEEYLWIVMEYCGGGSVADLMNVTDEALDEGQIAYICREALKGLDYLHSIFKVHRDIKGGNILLTEQGDVKLGDFGVAAQLTRTMSKRNTFIGTPHWMAPEVIQESRYDGKVDVWALGVSAIEMAEGVPPRSSVHPMRVLFMISIEPAPMLEDKEKWSLYFHDFVAKCLTKEPRLRPAASEMLKHKFFEKWKVGSAAMFPKLEKARQVRASMALQAQTLAPDSAGDQEPMLASILNDEYGDTVPSRPQNISAEEAAYFSSHGTMRKLQKVDEADNGEGDFGTMIVHRDELFKTTQDTDSTSYKTAFTSGTGSRLSDPGVESLKVGDLNTASFRGSGPTTDTIQSSLPSVSNLTEQNLKTKGTHRAQAGIMRNSTLKNETVSRKFALQDKLWSIYAAGNTVPIPFLRATDISPIALLSDNVFGGMQQDTSGTGTVEALQELFSGDGQCKKGRRGINEMPLPPSICQRLTSSSTLMNLGQALAYHKMCYEDMPLQELQATQEQRTIQNLSDTLRTILRL from the exons ATGGACCGGAGCTCTTTCTCTCCGCGAAATCGGAATACCCGACCCAAGTCCGATATCTACTCTACTTTCGTAATTCACGACGATGACGACGCCGAAACTAACCGTCGCCGGAGAGCCGGTAGCGCTGAAGTTCAGGAAGATCCATACGCAACAATGGTCTTCAAAGACAACGGCAACGATGACGATGATGAAGATTCCTTTCTCCCTCCGCTTCTCAAGCGTCTCCCCAAGGATTTCGGTGGCGGAGCGTCAATGGACTACGacgatgacgatgatgatgaatCTGGTGATTTTGGCACGATGATCGTGAAAAGCGATCGGAACCGGCAGCGAGATCGGTCTTCTTCTGGTTTGACCTCACCGGTAGGCTCCACCTGGAAGACTGGGAGTTCTTATAAGGCGAATCCTTTGAATGGCGAggatgatgatgaggatgacGATGGTGGTGGATTTTCAACTTTTGTTATGCGTTCTACGGTGAAGGCTGGCGAGAGAGAGTCTGTAAGCGGAACTATGGTGCGAAGGACAGGCGGTAATGATGGTGGTTCGACGATGGAGAGGGCGATTGCAAGTATGCAAGGTGTGGGAGAATTTGGTTTAGGGAAGCATAGGAAAGGAAGTGGATCATCACAGAACGATGAGGGAAAGCATCATTCGGTAACTAAGGTTTCGACGAGTTCAATCCCTGATAGTGTTATCAGAGAGGATCCTACCATCAAGTATGAATTACTCAATGAACTTG GGAAGGGTTCTTATGGTGCTGTTTACAAAGCCAGGGATTATAAAACCTCTGAGATGGTTGCTATCAAAGTCATATCATTATCTGAAGGA GAGGAGGGATATGAGGAAATTCGTGGTGAGATTGAGATGTTACAACAGTGTAATCATCCTAACGTTGTCCGTTATCTTGGAAGCTATCAAGGAGAAGAGTATCTTTGG ATAGTGATGGAATACTGTGGTGGTGGTAGTGTTGCTGATCTTATGAACGTGACTGATGAAGCATTGGATGAGGGTCAAATAGCATATATCTGTAGAGAAGCACTGAAG GGACTTGATTATTTACACTCAATTTTTAAAGTCCACAGAGACATTAAAGGCGGGAATATCTTATTAACTGAACAAGGAGATGTCAAGCTAG GGGATTTTGGTGTTGCTGCGCAGCTTACAAGGACTATGTCAAAGCGCAATACG TTTATTGGAACCCCTCATTGGATGGCTCCGGAAGTCATTCAGGAAAGTCGCTATGATGGAAAG GTAGATGTCTGGGCTCTTGGTGTGTCTGCAATTGAAATGGCCGAG gGTGTTCCTCCAAGATCGTCGGTGCATCCGATGAGG GTTTTATTCATGATATCCATTGAACCAGCTCCAATGCTCGAGGATAAGGAAAAATG GTCTTTATATTTCCATGATTTTGTTGCAAAATGCCTGACCAAAGAACCTCGTCTCCGCCCTGCTGCATCTGAGATGTTGAAG cacaaattttttgaaaaatggaaAGTTGGATCCGCTGCAATGTTTCCAAAACTTGAAAAGGCAAGGCAAGTCAGGGCTTCAATGGCTTTACAGGCGCAAACTCTTGCTCCAGATTCAGCGGGGGATCAG GAGCCAATGTTAGCTTCCATACTAAATGACGAATATGGAGATACTGTTCCATCCAGACCTCAGAACATAAGTGCTGAGGAGGCAGCGTATTTCTCATCACATGGAACTATGAGGAAGCTGCAAAAGGTGGATGAGGCTGACAATGGTGAAG GTGACTTTGGCACAATGATAGTCCATCGGGATGAATTATTTAAGACCACACAGGACACAGATTCTACTAGTTATAAAACTGCCTTCACCAGCGGCACAGGAAGCAGATTATCTGACCCTGG GGTTGAGAGTCTAAAAGTTGGTGACTTGAACACTGCCTCTTTTAGAGGATCTGGTCCTACTACAGATACCATACAATCATCTTTACCATCTGTTAGTAATTTAACAGAGCAGAACCTCAAAACGAAAGGCACTCATCGAGCACAAGCTGGAATTATGAGGAATAGTACGCTTAAGAATGAAACAGTCAGCCGCAAATTTGCTTTACAAGATAAG CTTTGGTCCATTTATGCCGCTGGTAATACAGTGCCCATACCATTCTTAAGGGCAACAGATATATCACCTATTGCTCTCCTTTCAGACAATGTGTTTGGCGGCATGCAACAGGATACAAGTGGAACTGGAACAGTAGAAGCATTGCAAGAACTTTTTAGTGGCGACGGCCAGTGTAAAAAGGGTCGCAGAGGAATAAATGAG ATGCCCCTTCCTCCAAGCATTTGCCAAAGATTGACGTCTAGTTCTACTTTAATGAATTTGGGACAGGCTTTAGCTTATCATAAGAT GTGTTACGAAGATATGCCACTGCAGGAGTTACAAGCAACGCAGGAGCAGCGAACTATTCAAAATCTCTCTGACACACTTAGAACCATTCTTCGGTTGTAG
- the LOC123909550 gene encoding protein MAIN-LIKE 1-like translates to MTDDKVGRTRRGGASKAHSSARRQAAVNVDKIPSRAKGKAVSTTMDEPRPEDAESQEENEDVEENISEEGEEEGEEGEEGVDEEAEEADEEADEEGDDDGEEEVDEEAEEEMEEEEEAEQPPPEPKKPRKKVTRVTQGRNPPRVKPPPVTCYDGGPSDLSLLPGFGKHVAVPLWKGELQSRYLRVMNNGKKINNFKICPKEYSWFWNVVNASGLETLRRTNYNHTDWGLLTAFAERWHPETGTFHLPIGEMTITLDDVSSLLHIPITGKMLDHNGTSCTKEDGEEMCVEYLNFPISKCKKEFQKMKGAHIGFKALKDLYLDNLKDALKAERLKKPAEDVEFLRECTIRCYLLYLIGATIFTNKSMQYVDVIFLTYLRDLSLVNTWNWGASGLAYLYNYLDAASRPRCGNHGGYNCLFQAWIMAHFKTFGGRFVDERYTHDNPYAARFLPLKGPKFPGQHRSALDTMRMDEVVFCPYEEHRQTRPFQDISWYTGWIMCGSAIINPHLPERVLRQFGHVQSIPRHPDVSAKAGMNRFTIADAFASYLTANYVTEEMRGPKVVRAFDTVPGYIPWLYRVSHPKILPPVEADPPTHANLEEDNVSGECDVSEVTKKVRADLRKALDGQLNLADALVVIEKAYTDLEPVDAYLVRRKRKRDSGEGTKKRKKKKKTTTEDAGTSSL, encoded by the exons ATGACGGACGACAAAGTTGGCCGAACAAGACGTGGCGGTGCAAGCAAAGCACATAGCTCTGCACGTAGACAGGCTGCGGTCAATGTAGATAAAATTCCAAGTCGAGCTAAAGGGAAAGCAGTTTCAACCACGATGGATGAGCCTCGACCGGAGGATGCAGAATCGCAAGAGGAGAATGAAGACGTGGAAGAAAATATTTCTGAAGAAGGGGAAGAGGAAGGGGAGGAAGGGGAGGAAGGAGTGGATGAGGAAGCGGAGGAAGCGGATGAGGAAGCGGATGAAGAGGGGGATGATGATGGGGAAGAAGAAGTTGATGAGGAAGCGGAAGAGGAAATGGAGGAGGAAGAGGAGGCTGAACAACCACCACCAGAACCTAAAAAACCACGGAAAAAGGTTACGCGAGTAACACAAGGAAGGAACCCACCACGAGTAAAACCACCACCAGTTACATGTTATGATGGTGGTCCGTCTGACTTGTCTTTGTTGCCGGGATTTGGAAAACATGTTGCTGTACCGTTGTGGAAAGGAGAG CTCCAATCCCGGTATTTGAGGGTAATGAACAACgggaaaaaaatcaacaatttcaAGATATGTCCGAAAGAGTACTCGTGGTTTTGGAATGTCGTTAATGCGTCCGGACTCGAAACTCTGCGGCGGACAAATTACAATCACACCGATTGGGGTCTGTTGACGGCATTTGCAGAGCGATGGCATCCTGAGACCGGAACTTTCCATCTTCCTATTGGTGAGATGACTATAACCTTGGACGACGTGTCCTCATTGCTTCATATTCCGATTACCGGAAAAATGCTCGACCACAACGGAACGTCATGTACAAAGGAAGATGGTGAAGAGATGTGCGTAGAGTATCTGAACTTCCCTATTAGTAAGTGCAAGAAAGAGTTTCAAAAAATGAAAGGAGCACATATAGGGTTTAAGGCGTTGAAGGATTTGTATCTCGATAATTTGAAGGATGCCTTGAAAGCTGAAAGGTTAAAGAAGCCTGCTGAAGATGTGGAATTCCTCAGGGAATGCACCATTAGATGCTATTTGCTCTACTTGATCGGTGCAACCATTTTCACCAACAAAAGTATGCAGTACGTGGACGTCATTTTTCTTACCTACTTGCGAGACCTCAGTTTAGTTAACACGTGGAATTGGGGTGCTTCTGGGCTGGCATATCTGTACAACTACTTGGATGCTGCAAGCCGCCCGAGATGTGGAAATCATGGTGGTTATAACTGTCTATTTCAG GCCTGGATTATGGCGcatttcaaaacttttggtGGACGTTTTGTTGATGAGAGATACACCCACGACAATCCCTATGCGGCAAGATTTTTGCCTTTAAAAGGACCAAAATTTCCAGGGCAGCATAGGTCCGCATTGGATACAATGCGCATGGATGAAGTGGTGTTTTGCCCATATGAGGAGCACCGGCAAACCAGACCCTTTCAAGATATCAGTTGGTACACTGGTTGGATTATGTGTGGAAGTGCTATTATCAATCCACACTTGCCAGAACGTGTCCTCCGACAATTTGGACATGTCCAGTCTATCCCTAGGCACCCTGATGTATCTGCAAAGGCTGGTATGAATCGGTTTACGATTGCTGATGCATTTGCTTCCTACCTGACTGCCAACTATGTGACAGAGGAGATGCGAGGACCAAAAGTTGTGCGTGCATTTGATACCGTACCCGGATACATTCCATGGTTATACCGTGTTTCTCATCCGAAGATATTGCCACCGGTTGAAGCGGATCCACCAACACATGCTAACCTTGAGGAGGACAACGTGAGTGGTGAATGCGACGTGTCTGAAGTGACTAAGAAGGTTCGAGCGGATTTGAGGAAAGCGCTCGATGGTCAACTCAATTTGGCCGATGCTTTGGTGGTTATTGAAAAAGCCTACACTGATTTGGAGCCTGTAGATGCATATTTGGTGCGACGGAAGAGGAAAAGAGACTCGGGTGAAGGAacaaagaagaggaagaagaagaagaagacaacaACGGAAGATGCCGGAACAAGCAgcttgtag
- the LOC123909551 gene encoding serine/threonine-protein kinase dst2 isoform X1, translated as MDRSSFSPRNRNTRPKSDIYSTFVIHDDDDAETNRRRRAGSAEVQEDPYATMVFKDNGNDDDDEDSFLPPLLKRLPKDFGGGASMDYDDDDDDESGDFGTMIVKSDRNRQRDRSSSGLTSPVGSTWKTGSSYKANPLNGEDDDEDDDGGGFSTFVMRSTVKAGERESVSGTMVRRTGGNDGGSTMERAIASMQGVGEFGLGKHRKGSGSSQNDEGKHHSVTKVSTSSIPDSVIREDPTIKYELLNELGKGSYGAVYKARDYKTSEMVAIKVISLSEGEEGYEEIRGEIEMLQQCNHPNVVRYLGSYQGEEYLWIVMEYCGGGSVADLMNVTDEALDEGQIAYICREALKGLDYLHSIFKVHRDIKGGNILLTEQGDVKLGDFGVAAQLTRTMSKRNTFIGTPHWMAPEVIQESRYDGKVDVWALGVSAIEMAEGVPPRSSVHPMRVLFMISIEPAPMLEDKEKWSLYFHDFVAKCLTKEPRLRPAASEMLKHKFFEKWKVGSAAMFPKLEKARQVRASMALQAQTLAPDSAGDQEPMLASILNDEYGDTVPSRPQNISAEEAAYFSSHGTMRKLQKVDEADNGEGDFGTMIVHRDELFKTTQDTDSTSYKTAFTSGTGSRLSDPGVESLKVGDLNTASFRGSGPTTDTIQSSLPSVSNLTEQNLKTKGTHRAQAGIMRNSTLKNETVSRKFALQDKLWSIYAAGNTVPIPFLRATDISPIALLSDNVFGGMQQDTSGTGTVEALQELFSGDGQCKKGRRGINEQMPLPPSICQRLTSSSTLMNLGQALAYHKMCYEDMPLQELQATQEQRTIQNLSDTLRTILRL; from the exons ATGGACCGGAGCTCTTTCTCTCCGCGAAATCGGAATACCCGACCCAAGTCCGATATCTACTCTACTTTCGTAATTCACGACGATGACGACGCCGAAACTAACCGTCGCCGGAGAGCCGGTAGCGCTGAAGTTCAGGAAGATCCATACGCAACAATGGTCTTCAAAGACAACGGCAACGATGACGATGATGAAGATTCCTTTCTCCCTCCGCTTCTCAAGCGTCTCCCCAAGGATTTCGGTGGCGGAGCGTCAATGGACTACGacgatgacgatgatgatgaatCTGGTGATTTTGGCACGATGATCGTGAAAAGCGATCGGAACCGGCAGCGAGATCGGTCTTCTTCTGGTTTGACCTCACCGGTAGGCTCCACCTGGAAGACTGGGAGTTCTTATAAGGCGAATCCTTTGAATGGCGAggatgatgatgaggatgacGATGGTGGTGGATTTTCAACTTTTGTTATGCGTTCTACGGTGAAGGCTGGCGAGAGAGAGTCTGTAAGCGGAACTATGGTGCGAAGGACAGGCGGTAATGATGGTGGTTCGACGATGGAGAGGGCGATTGCAAGTATGCAAGGTGTGGGAGAATTTGGTTTAGGGAAGCATAGGAAAGGAAGTGGATCATCACAGAACGATGAGGGAAAGCATCATTCGGTAACTAAGGTTTCGACGAGTTCAATCCCTGATAGTGTTATCAGAGAGGATCCTACCATCAAGTATGAATTACTCAATGAACTTG GGAAGGGTTCTTATGGTGCTGTTTACAAAGCCAGGGATTATAAAACCTCTGAGATGGTTGCTATCAAAGTCATATCATTATCTGAAGGA GAGGAGGGATATGAGGAAATTCGTGGTGAGATTGAGATGTTACAACAGTGTAATCATCCTAACGTTGTCCGTTATCTTGGAAGCTATCAAGGAGAAGAGTATCTTTGG ATAGTGATGGAATACTGTGGTGGTGGTAGTGTTGCTGATCTTATGAACGTGACTGATGAAGCATTGGATGAGGGTCAAATAGCATATATCTGTAGAGAAGCACTGAAG GGACTTGATTATTTACACTCAATTTTTAAAGTCCACAGAGACATTAAAGGCGGGAATATCTTATTAACTGAACAAGGAGATGTCAAGCTAG GGGATTTTGGTGTTGCTGCGCAGCTTACAAGGACTATGTCAAAGCGCAATACG TTTATTGGAACCCCTCATTGGATGGCTCCGGAAGTCATTCAGGAAAGTCGCTATGATGGAAAG GTAGATGTCTGGGCTCTTGGTGTGTCTGCAATTGAAATGGCCGAG gGTGTTCCTCCAAGATCGTCGGTGCATCCGATGAGG GTTTTATTCATGATATCCATTGAACCAGCTCCAATGCTCGAGGATAAGGAAAAATG GTCTTTATATTTCCATGATTTTGTTGCAAAATGCCTGACCAAAGAACCTCGTCTCCGCCCTGCTGCATCTGAGATGTTGAAG cacaaattttttgaaaaatggaaAGTTGGATCCGCTGCAATGTTTCCAAAACTTGAAAAGGCAAGGCAAGTCAGGGCTTCAATGGCTTTACAGGCGCAAACTCTTGCTCCAGATTCAGCGGGGGATCAG GAGCCAATGTTAGCTTCCATACTAAATGACGAATATGGAGATACTGTTCCATCCAGACCTCAGAACATAAGTGCTGAGGAGGCAGCGTATTTCTCATCACATGGAACTATGAGGAAGCTGCAAAAGGTGGATGAGGCTGACAATGGTGAAG GTGACTTTGGCACAATGATAGTCCATCGGGATGAATTATTTAAGACCACACAGGACACAGATTCTACTAGTTATAAAACTGCCTTCACCAGCGGCACAGGAAGCAGATTATCTGACCCTGG GGTTGAGAGTCTAAAAGTTGGTGACTTGAACACTGCCTCTTTTAGAGGATCTGGTCCTACTACAGATACCATACAATCATCTTTACCATCTGTTAGTAATTTAACAGAGCAGAACCTCAAAACGAAAGGCACTCATCGAGCACAAGCTGGAATTATGAGGAATAGTACGCTTAAGAATGAAACAGTCAGCCGCAAATTTGCTTTACAAGATAAG CTTTGGTCCATTTATGCCGCTGGTAATACAGTGCCCATACCATTCTTAAGGGCAACAGATATATCACCTATTGCTCTCCTTTCAGACAATGTGTTTGGCGGCATGCAACAGGATACAAGTGGAACTGGAACAGTAGAAGCATTGCAAGAACTTTTTAGTGGCGACGGCCAGTGTAAAAAGGGTCGCAGAGGAATAAATGAG CAGATGCCCCTTCCTCCAAGCATTTGCCAAAGATTGACGTCTAGTTCTACTTTAATGAATTTGGGACAGGCTTTAGCTTATCATAAGAT GTGTTACGAAGATATGCCACTGCAGGAGTTACAAGCAACGCAGGAGCAGCGAACTATTCAAAATCTCTCTGACACACTTAGAACCATTCTTCGGTTGTAG
- the LOC123904445 gene encoding uncharacterized protein LOC123904445 — protein MDVSLTQRMRSTLAAVYFGDGKPHLFRINDGETLEGLKQQLYQLNRTVNNPNDNRTVSNLLYRKPSIGSDGRVAFTRMAVENNDDVETMFSIFEQYSSTGPIELDATLTRSVEAILACLVGPEDPNRQTK, from the coding sequence ATGGATGTCTCACTCACACAACGAATGAGATCTACTCTTGCGGCAGTTTACTTCGGCGATGGAAAACCGCATTTGTTTCGAATCAATGACGGTGAAACGTTAGAAGGTCTGAAACAGCAGCTGTACCAACTGAATCGCACCGTCAACAACCCGAACGACAATAGAACGGTATCAAATCTCCTGTATCGAAAGCCATCAATTGGTTCTGACGGACGCGTTGCTTTCACTCGTATGGCTGTTGAAAACAACGATGATGTTGAAACTATGTTTTCAATCTTCGAGCAGTACTCCTCCACGGGACCTATCGAGCTAGATGCGACACTGACAAGATCAGTTGAAGCCATCCTTGCTTGTCTTGTTGGGCCAGAAGACCCAAATAGGCAAACTAAGTGA
- the LOC123904446 gene encoding PKS-NRPS hybrid synthetase cheA-like produces the protein MDSTRTKAQNSVTEGEINEVVEVRRPVVLGLFATGIVPAGQPRSPPNVPQPIEIDTSSHFATDREENDRDELIKWARSVSQSLRFAIIVRRSDSGEKRKAQLVLECERSGKYVPAKKKLKSDTSGTRKCECPFRLRGYYNKATKLWRLTVVNGMHNHELDKGLEGHLVAGRLKPQEKDFMDEMTRNAVAPKNILSTLKERDPENKTSAKQVYNARHRYRVKMRASMTEMQHLCKKLDDNKYYYKYRTVVENGVEHLQDIFFAHPRSITLFNSFHTVLMMDSTYKTSKYKMPLFEIVGFTSTEKTFNVAFAWLSNEKEDNFIWALQQLRCLLRRETNLPKVILTDRDLALMNAIPAVFPEAAALVCRFHVKKNVRTKAVELVKVRDGEKVKAADMRERVCLAFEDVLDSSTEAEYTENVMAFRKLCERWPKFVRYVEETILDTDKEKLVSAWVDKHMHMGNHTTNRAESAHGVLKSYLTDGLGDLVKGWESIHRMLGNQFTQVQTEFGQNMSVYGHTYRKKTLYSTLMFKISRRAMRYIHTESKRVEFTGMDSMKCGCLMRTNYGLPCACLIAKKLHHNRPIRLDEVYKHWKIICFQDEEVGGDVEDNYACTAEWQAIQERLRTADVSMKNEIRDQLRKIAYPTTTDVEPPNTNVKSKGAKKKKVVRGTRSTSRDKSRWEHVEEYFTETQASQSSKPSPSIPSHSRPSSSQPTASNPMPTVSEAPLTVSNPLPLTSSSQIFGINHMPKFMHPFIEDIINVDGDGYCGYRAVALAQRGNEDDFELIRCNMSRELRLNKDMYVAIFGCEERYQYICDALLPPPRTRQRTSIRNSVAPMDKWFTLPDMGHIVATILDRVVVQLSILQNGPCETFFPLHSIPSPNPSSRVICLGALPDHYVLVKLKVGCPIPKSNKSWKQYCAKQSLGWEDSFIAAQHRFEVMMSTENVVPIQIVGAGSRETPLVID, from the exons atggattcaacaCGCACCAAAGCACAAAACTCAG TTACGGAAGGCGAAATTAACGAAGTTGTCGAAGTTAGGCGACCTGTTGTGCTTGGCCTTTTTGCAACGGGCATTGTTCCAGCTGGTCAACCAAGAAGTCCTCCTAATGTGCCGCAGCCGATAGAAATTGACACATCGTCTCATTTTGCGACTGATAGGGAAGAGAACGACAGAGATGAGTTGATCAAATGGGCTCGAAGCGTGTCGCAAAGTTTAAGGTTCGCAATTATAGTTAGGCGATCCGATTCGGGCGAGAAGAGAAAGGCTCAATTGGTGTTAGAGTGTGAACGTAGTGGGAAGTATGTTCCAGccaagaagaagttgaaatccGATACCTCCGGAACAAGAAAATGCGAATGTCCTTTCCGACTCCGTGGGTATTACAACAAGGCAACAAAACTATGGCGTTTGACTGTTGTCAACGGTATGCATAACCACGAGTTGGACAAAGGGCTTGAAGGGCATCTCGTGGCGGGGCGTTTGAAACCACAAGAGAAGGATTTTATGGACGAGATGACAAGGAATGCGGTGGCTCCAAAAAACATATTGTCCACATTAAAGGAGAGAGATCCGGAAAACAAGACCTCTGCAAAGCAAGTGTACAACGCTCGTCATAGGTACAGAGTTAAAATGAGGGCGTCCATGACTGAGATGCAACACTTATGCAAGAAGCTTGATGATAACAAGTACTACTACAAGTATCGGACGGTTGTTGAAAATGGAGTAGAACATCTTCAAGATATATTCTTTGCACATCCGAGGTCCATAACTTTATTCAACTCTTTTCATACTGTGCTGATGATGGACTCCACATACAAAACCAGCAAGTACAAAATGCCGCTGTTTGAGATAGTCGGATTCACTTCGACCGAGAAGACATTCAACGTTGCTTTTGCCTGGCTCAGTAACGAAAAGGAAGACAACTTTATATGGGCTCTGCAACAACTACGTTGTTTGTTAAGGCGTGAGACAAATTTGCCGAAGGTTATCTTGACGGATCGAGATTTAGCTTTGATGAATGCTATTCCGGCTGTGTTTCCAGAAGCGGCGGCGTTGGTTTGTCGGTTCCATGTTAAGAAGAATGTGAGGACCAAGGCAGTCGAGCTGGTCAAGGTGAGGGATGGGGAAAAGGTCAAGGCGGCGGACATGAGGGAAAGAGTCTGTTTGGCGTTCGAGGATGTGTTAGATTCGTCTACTGAGGCCGAGTATACTGAAAATGTTATGGCTTTTAGGAAGTTATGTGAGAGGTGGCCAAAATTTGTTCGATACGTTGAAGAGACAATTTTGGACACCGACAAAGAGAAGCTCGTGAGTGCATGGGTGGACAAGCATATGCACATGGGCAACCATACGACAAATAGAGCCGAAAGCGCACACGGTGTTTTGAAAAGTTACTTGACCGACGGTCTCGGTGATTTGGTGAAGGGTTGGGAATCGATCCACAGAATGTTAGGCAATCAATTCACCCAAGTGCAAACTGAATTTGGCCAGAACATGTCTGTGTATGGACACACATACCGGAAGAAAACACTTTACTCGACTTTGATGTTTAAAATCTCTAGACGTGCAATGAGATACATCCACACTGAATCAAAAAGAGTCGAGTTTACTGGTATGGATAGCATGAAGTGTGGTTGTCTGATGAGGACTAACTACGGGCTGCCATGTGCGTGTTTGATTGCCAAGAAACTGCACCACAATAGGCCTATTAGACTCGATGAGGTTTACAAACATTGGAAGATAATTTGTTTCCAAGATGAAGAAGTTGGTGGTGACGTCGAGGACAATTATGCGTGCACGGCAGAGTGGCAAGCAATTCAG gaaCGATTGAGGACAGCTGATGTAAGCATGAAAAATGAGATCCGAGATCAACTCCGCAAGATTGCGTATCCTACAACCACCGATGTGGAGCCTCCGAACACAAATGTAAAATCAAAAGGggctaaaaagaaaaaggtggTCCGTGGAACAAGATCCACCAGCAGAGATAAGTCTCGATGGGAGCATGTTGAAGAATATTTCACGGAGACACAAGCGTCGCAATCGTCAAAGCCGTCTCCGTCAATTCCATCCCACTCAAGgccatcatcatcacaaccTACCGCATCAAACCCTATGCCTACGGTGTCTGAAGCTCCGCTCACTGTGTCCAACCCATTGCCACTAACCTCATCATCTCAAATTTTTGGAATTAACCACATGCCAAAATTCATGCATCCCTTCATTGAAGATATCATCAACGTGGACGGCGACGGCTATTGTGGTTACCGTGCCGTTGCATTGGCTCAGAGAGGCAACGAAGATGATTTTGAACTGATACGGTGCAACATGAGCAGGGAGTTGCGATTGAATAAGGATATGTATGTTGCTATATTTGGTTGCGAGGAGCGTTACCAATATATCTGTGATGCACTACTCCCACCCCCGAGGACGAGACAACGTACTAGTATTAGGAATAGTGTTGCACCGATGGATAAATGGTTCACGTTGCCGGATATGGGACATATCGTGGCCACCATATTGGATAGAGTAGTTGTTCAGCTCTCCATACTTCAAAACGGCCCTTGTGAAACTTTTTTCCCATTGCATTCCATTCCGTCACCAAACCCGTCTTCAAGGGTTATTTGCCTTGGCGCGTTACCGGATCACTATGTTTTGGTAAAGCTTAAAGTTGGGTGTCCGATACCCAAATCAAACAAGTCGTGGAAGCAATATTGTGCTAAACAAAGTTTGGGTTGGGAAGATTCATTCATAGCTGCGCAACATAGGTTCGAGGTGATGATGAGCACCGAGAACGTTGTCCCCATCCAAATAGTTGGTGCAGGCAGTAGAGAAACTCCATTGGTGATTGACTGA